Genomic window (Dictyoglomus thermophilum H-6-12):
GGGGTAACCGTCTTTCTAAAGCTTCTACATGCAAGTATAAACCTTACAAGTAAATTTGAATACTATTATATTCTTCTACCCTTTGCTTTATTTATAACAGCTCTTATTATTGAGAAAATTGCTCCTGAAGCTAAAGGACACGGTACGGAAAAAGTGATAGAATCCATACATAAAAGAAACGGAAAAATAAATCCTTTAGTGGTCCCCATAAAACTCATTGGAACTATTATAACCCTTTCAGCAGGAGGTTCTGCGGGAAAGGAGGGACCAAGTGCTCAAATAGGAGCAGGACTTGCATCTATTTTTGCAGATATTTTTAAACTTGACGATAGGAATAGAAAAAAACTCGTAATATGCGGAATAAGTGCTGGATTTGCATCGGTATTTGGTACCCCAATTGCAGGAGCTATTTTTGGTATCGAAGTTTTAATTGTAGGTAATATGTTCTATGAGGCCTTACTTCCTTCTTTTATAGCAGGAATAGTTTCATTCCAGGTTTCATCTAAATTAGGAATAAGCTATTCCTATCATCCTTTAAGCTTTAACTATTCTTTTAATGAATTGCACTTTGCTGAGGCTATCATTGCAGGTATATTTTTAGGGCTTGTCTCCATAATATTTATTGAGACTCTAAATTTCTTCGAAGATATATATAAAAAATTAAAAATATGGAACCCAGTCAAAGGACTCATAGGAGGAAGTATACTCGTACTTTTAACCCTCATTTTTTCTAAAAATTTTCTAGGACTCGGCATAGACACTATAGAACGTGCCCTTAATGGAGAAAGGATTGCATGGTACTTCTTCCTTGTGAAGATTATTTTTACAATTATTACGCTAAGTTTTGGAGGAAGCGGAGGAATAATAACTCCAATTTTCTTTATTGGATCAACTGCAGGAAACTTTCTTGCTAACTTCTTACATTTTGATAGAGCAACCTTATCAGCAATAGGCATGATAAACCTTCTCGCAAGTGTCACAAATACTCCTATTGCTTCAAGTATTATGTTTATAGAACTTTTTGGGAAAAACAATGCCTATTATGCAATCATCTCTTGTATTATTGCCTTTATAATAAATGGAGAACGAAGCGTATATCCCTCTCAAGTAATACAAATAAGAAAACGTAGACTTGCAGGAAACCATAGTCTACTAAAGAAGTTATTAAAAACAAGAAAACAATCTTAAGAGCTTTGTATGAGTTATCCTTCTGCTTTTGCCATACTAAAAATCAAATAAATTATCGCAACTCCAAAAATTATAAGCGAGGGTATTTGAAGCCCAAAGTAT
Coding sequences:
- a CDS encoding chloride channel protein, with the translated sequence MKKKLYEEIVLFYGAIKWVILSTIIGIIVGIGVTVFLKLLHASINLTSKFEYYYILLPFALFITALIIEKIAPEAKGHGTEKVIESIHKRNGKINPLVVPIKLIGTIITLSAGGSAGKEGPSAQIGAGLASIFADIFKLDDRNRKKLVICGISAGFASVFGTPIAGAIFGIEVLIVGNMFYEALLPSFIAGIVSFQVSSKLGISYSYHPLSFNYSFNELHFAEAIIAGIFLGLVSIIFIETLNFFEDIYKKLKIWNPVKGLIGGSILVLLTLIFSKNFLGLGIDTIERALNGERIAWYFFLVKIIFTIITLSFGGSGGIITPIFFIGSTAGNFLANFLHFDRATLSAIGMINLLASVTNTPIASSIMFIELFGKNNAYYAIISCIIAFIINGERSVYPSQVIQIRKRRLAGNHSLLKKLLKTRKQS